In one window of Haloimpatiens sp. FM7315 DNA:
- a CDS encoding polyribonucleotide nucleotidyltransferase → MNNVCKTIVAGRPLTVEFGKVGMLSDAACMVKYGDTVILVNANSSDKPREGIDFLPFSVEYQERLYSVGKIPGGFIKREGKPSDKAILTARAIDRPLRPLFPKGYRNDVQVVCTVLSVEQDNLPEILATNAASIALCLSSIPYTEPVGTVSVGLVNDTFVINPTVKEREESSLNLTVCATRNRVMMIEAGGDEIPEDVMCDAITFGFEECKKIAKFQVDMMAEIGKEKKEAVCFKVDETIEKEIRDFAFSMIKEAMYITDKDERNSKIDVIKEKISTEFDEKYPDDGLQIADVVYRMQKEVVRNMLLNEDRRPDNRKFDQIRPISCEVGLLPRTHGTGLFTRGLTQVMTVATLGALAEVQIIDGLGEEESKRYMHHYNFPSYSVGEVGPLRGPGRREIGHGALAEKALEPLIPSEEEFPYTIRLVSEVLSSNGSTSQASVCGSTLALLDAGVPIKRPAAGIAMGLITSEDLSKEKILTDIQGLEDFFGDMDFKVAGTEKGITAIQVDTKIKGLSNNCIREAIEGAKKARLFILSKMNACINAPREDLSKYAPRAYTITINPDKIRDVIGKGGETINKIIAETSVKIDIKDDGTVFILSTDKESADMAIKMIEDVTKDVVVGEIYLGKVTKITNFGAFVEILPGKEGLVHISQLDFKRVNKVEDIVSVGDEILVKVTEIDKQGRVNLSRKDAIKESENKEE, encoded by the coding sequence ATGAATAATGTATGTAAGACTATAGTTGCAGGAAGACCATTAACAGTGGAGTTTGGTAAAGTTGGCATGTTATCAGATGCGGCATGTATGGTTAAATATGGTGATACTGTAATTTTAGTTAATGCTAATTCTTCAGATAAACCAAGAGAAGGAATTGATTTTTTACCTTTTAGTGTAGAATATCAAGAAAGATTGTATTCAGTAGGAAAAATACCAGGAGGTTTTATTAAAAGGGAAGGTAAGCCTTCAGACAAGGCAATACTTACAGCTCGTGCTATAGATAGACCTTTAAGACCCTTGTTCCCAAAAGGCTATAGAAATGATGTGCAGGTGGTTTGCACAGTGCTTTCTGTAGAACAAGATAATTTACCAGAAATACTAGCTACAAATGCAGCATCTATTGCATTATGCCTATCTAGTATCCCTTATACAGAGCCTGTTGGAACTGTATCTGTAGGATTAGTAAATGATACTTTTGTTATAAATCCTACTGTAAAAGAAAGAGAAGAAAGCTCTTTAAATTTAACTGTTTGTGCTACTAGAAACAGAGTCATGATGATAGAAGCCGGTGGTGATGAAATACCAGAAGATGTTATGTGTGATGCAATAACTTTTGGATTTGAAGAATGTAAGAAAATAGCTAAGTTTCAAGTTGATATGATGGCTGAAATAGGAAAAGAGAAGAAAGAAGCTGTATGTTTTAAAGTAGATGAAACTATTGAAAAAGAAATCAGAGATTTTGCCTTTAGCATGATAAAAGAAGCTATGTATATTACTGATAAGGATGAAAGGAATTCTAAAATTGATGTAATCAAAGAAAAAATCAGTACTGAATTTGATGAAAAATATCCTGATGATGGACTTCAAATAGCTGATGTAGTTTATAGAATGCAAAAAGAAGTAGTTAGAAATATGCTACTAAATGAAGATAGAAGACCTGACAATAGAAAATTTGATCAAATAAGACCAATAAGCTGTGAAGTAGGCTTACTACCAAGAACTCACGGTACTGGCTTATTTACAAGAGGATTGACTCAAGTAATGACAGTTGCTACTTTAGGAGCTTTGGCTGAGGTTCAAATCATTGATGGATTAGGTGAGGAAGAGTCTAAAAGATATATGCATCATTATAATTTCCCTTCTTATAGTGTAGGTGAAGTTGGACCTTTAAGAGGACCTGGAAGAAGAGAAATAGGTCATGGTGCTTTAGCTGAAAAAGCTCTTGAACCATTAATACCTTCGGAAGAAGAATTCCCATATACTATAAGATTAGTTTCAGAAGTATTAAGCTCTAATGGATCAACATCTCAGGCAAGTGTGTGTGGAAGTACACTAGCACTTTTAGATGCAGGGGTGCCTATTAAAAGACCAGCAGCAGGCATAGCAATGGGTCTTATAACTAGTGAGGATTTATCAAAAGAAAAAATTCTTACTGACATTCAAGGATTAGAAGATTTCTTTGGAGATATGGATTTCAAAGTAGCAGGTACAGAAAAAGGTATAACTGCTATACAAGTTGATACAAAGATTAAAGGACTTTCTAATAACTGCATAAGAGAAGCTATAGAGGGTGCTAAAAAAGCTAGACTATTTATATTAAGTAAAATGAATGCTTGTATAAACGCACCAAGAGAAGATTTATCAAAATATGCTCCTAGGGCTTATACTATCACTATAAATCCTGATAAAATAAGGGATGTTATAGGTAAAGGTGGAGAGACTATAAACAAGATAATAGCTGAAACTTCAGTTAAGATAGATATAAAAGATGATGGAACTGTATTTATACTATCTACCGACAAGGAAAGTGCTGATATGGCTATTAAAATGATTGAAGATGTCACAAAAGACGTTGTAGTTGGAGAGATATATTTAGGAAAAGTAACTAAAATTACTAATTTCGGAGCATTTGTTGAAATACTACCAGGAAAAGAAGGTCTAGTACATATTTCTCAACTAGATTTTAAACGTGTAAATAAGGTAGAAGATATAGTATCTGTTGGTGATGAAATTTTAGTAAAAGTTACAGAGATAGATAAGCAAGGCAGAGTTAATCTTTCAAGAAAAGATGCAATAAAAGAGTCTGAAAACAAAGAAGAGTAA
- the rpsO gene encoding 30S ribosomal protein S15 — MDKARKLEIITKFGSHEGDTGSPEVQVALLTERINHLNEHLKTHKKDHHSRRGLLMMVGKRKGLLGYLKDNDIERYRKVIAELNLRK, encoded by the coding sequence ATGGATAAGGCAAGAAAATTAGAAATAATAACAAAATTTGGTTCTCATGAAGGAGATACTGGTTCTCCAGAAGTGCAAGTAGCATTATTAACTGAGAGAATTAATCACTTAAATGAACATTTAAAGACTCACAAGAAAGATCACCATTCTAGAAGAGGTCTTCTAATGATGGTTGGTAAAAGAAAAGGTCTTTTAGGTTATTTAAAGGATAACGACATTGAAAGATATCGTAAAGTAATTGCTGAATTAAACTTAAGAAAATAA
- a CDS encoding bifunctional riboflavin kinase/FAD synthetase: MIIIEDRRKSNFPYETHITLGSFDGLHLGHMELINETIKNSRKKGYKSMVYTFKNHPITVLNKNICPKLLMDNENKINCLSKLGVDILSLIPFDNSFMNINPETFVKQLIKEYGAKEITVGFNFKFGKENKGNVELLKELQNKFSFKLHVIGPIKRENEIVSSTFIRELIEIGEIEKANSLLYTCFSLKGNIVGGKRFGRQMGFPTANLNFSSNMIVPKTGVYYTKVKYNKQIYKGITNIGYSPTVDGKHFTVETNILNFNKMIYGEDLRLYFIKRIRDEHKFASLNELKEQLDRDKSFAINEQ, encoded by the coding sequence ATGATTATCATAGAAGATAGAAGAAAATCAAATTTTCCTTATGAGACGCACATAACTTTGGGAAGTTTTGACGGATTGCATCTAGGACATATGGAGCTTATAAATGAAACCATTAAAAATTCTAGAAAAAAAGGATATAAGTCCATGGTATATACTTTTAAAAACCATCCAATAACTGTGCTTAATAAAAATATTTGTCCTAAATTACTTATGGACAATGAAAATAAAATTAATTGCCTTTCTAAATTGGGTGTGGATATTTTAAGTTTGATACCTTTTGACAATAGCTTTATGAATATAAATCCAGAAACTTTTGTAAAACAACTTATAAAAGAGTACGGTGCAAAGGAAATTACAGTTGGATTTAATTTTAAATTTGGTAAAGAAAATAAAGGAAATGTAGAGCTGTTAAAAGAGCTTCAAAACAAATTTTCTTTTAAACTTCATGTAATTGGACCAATAAAGAGAGAAAATGAAATAGTAAGTAGCACATTTATAAGAGAGCTGATTGAAATTGGAGAAATAGAAAAAGCAAATAGTCTTTTATATACCTGCTTTTCTTTAAAAGGTAATATTGTTGGTGGAAAAAGATTTGGAAGACAGATGGGTTTTCCTACAGCAAATTTAAATTTCAGTTCCAATATGATAGTTCCAAAGACTGGTGTTTATTATACAAAAGTAAAATATAATAAACAAATCTATAAAGGAATAACTAACATAGGCTATAGTCCTACAGTAGATGGCAAACATTTTACTGTAGAAACAAACATTTTAAATTTTAATAAAATGATATATGGTGAAGATCTTAGATTATATTTCATTAAAAGAATTAGAGACGAGCATAAATTTGCTTCTTTAAATGAACTTAAAGAACAGTTAGACAGAGATAAATCTTTTGCAATTAATGAACAATAA
- a CDS encoding bifunctional oligoribonuclease/PAP phosphatase NrnA produces MEDIIYTIKNSKNIVITFHESPDGDSIGSSLALMQGLKKLHKNVQIISKESVPKYLSFLPFSIEINGYSNEIPANTDCVIVVDCGDVKRINAKGICLTSKTYTLLNIDHHLSNEYYGDYNFVDTSAIAVAEIIYDILKSMDIEIDKDMAECLYTSIITDSGSFKYQGTSLRTHNIAGQLINTGIDFTKIHRMVFDNKPLNKVLLYGEVINCIEVVLDGKVCIMKLTEEMTKKLNMENEDTGDVISLGTQIDTVEVTVLLKEWKSGTKVSLRSKSNFDVRKIAEKFNGGGHTRASGMLLDFNVEKSREIIINAIKEELI; encoded by the coding sequence ATGGAAGATATAATTTATACAATTAAAAATAGTAAAAATATAGTCATAACTTTTCATGAATCTCCAGATGGAGATTCTATAGGAAGCTCTTTAGCGCTAATGCAAGGATTAAAAAAATTACACAAGAATGTTCAAATTATTTCTAAGGAATCAGTGCCAAAATATTTGTCTTTTTTACCTTTTTCCATAGAAATAAATGGATATAGCAATGAAATACCAGCCAATACAGATTGCGTTATAGTAGTGGATTGTGGTGATGTAAAAAGGATTAATGCTAAGGGTATATGTTTAACTAGTAAAACATATACCCTATTGAACATTGATCATCATTTAAGCAATGAATACTATGGAGATTATAATTTTGTAGATACTAGTGCTATAGCTGTAGCAGAAATAATTTATGACATTTTAAAATCAATGGATATAGAAATAGATAAAGACATGGCAGAATGTTTATACACTTCAATAATTACAGATAGCGGTTCTTTTAAATATCAAGGCACAAGCTTAAGAACCCATAATATCGCAGGACAATTAATAAATACAGGAATCGATTTTACAAAAATTCACAGAATGGTCTTTGATAACAAGCCTTTAAATAAAGTTTTACTGTATGGAGAGGTTATTAATTGTATAGAAGTTGTTTTAGATGGAAAGGTTTGTATTATGAAGCTTACTGAAGAAATGACTAAAAAGTTAAATATGGAAAATGAAGATACAGGTGATGTTATATCCTTAGGTACTCAAATAGATACGGTAGAGGTTACAGTACTACTTAAAGAGTGGAAAAGTGGAACTAAAGTAAGTTTAAGATCTAAATCAAATTTTGATGTTAGAAAGATAGCTGAAAAATTTAATGGTGGTGGACACACTAGGGCCTCTGGAATGCTATTAGATTTTAATGTTGAAAAATCTAGAGAAATTATAATAAATGCTATAAAAGAAGAGTTGATATAG
- the rbfA gene encoding 30S ribosome-binding factor RbfA: MGKYRGGRINEELKREISSIIRSDIKDPRIDSMISVTDVNVTKDLRYAKVYVSIYGKEDKKEETISILRSSAGFIRKEVGRRVNLRFTPEIIIELDSSIERGMHIDSLLNRIKER; encoded by the coding sequence ATGGGAAAATATAGAGGCGGAAGAATTAACGAAGAATTAAAAAGAGAAATAAGTTCTATAATTAGAAGTGATATAAAGGACCCAAGAATAGATTCAATGATTAGTGTAACAGATGTTAATGTTACTAAGGATTTGAGATATGCTAAAGTTTATGTAAGCATCTATGGCAAAGAAGATAAAAAAGAAGAAACAATAAGTATTCTAAGAAGTTCAGCTGGCTTTATTAGAAAAGAAGTTGGGAGAAGAGTAAATTTAAGATTCACTCCTGAAATAATAATAGAATTGGATAGCAGTATAGAAAGAGGAATGCATATTGATTCGTTGTTAAATAGAATTAAGGAGAGATAG
- a CDS encoding ribosomal L7Ae/L30e/S12e/Gadd45 family protein, whose product MNNGFIQFLGIVKKSGNLLEGYNKCEEAIKKNKISLVVLTKECSQNTKDKFETYSHKYGFLLMKDMSKDELGRILGNKEIKLIGITNKAMSDKLNSLHKEFS is encoded by the coding sequence ATGAATAATGGGTTTATACAATTTCTAGGTATAGTAAAAAAATCAGGCAATTTGCTGGAAGGATACAATAAATGCGAAGAAGCAATAAAGAAAAACAAGATTTCTTTAGTAGTGCTTACTAAAGAGTGCTCTCAAAATACTAAGGATAAATTTGAAACTTATTCGCATAAATATGGTTTTCTTCTTATGAAAGATATGTCCAAAGATGAGTTAGGTAGAATTTTAGGCAATAAAGAAATAAAGTTAATTGGAATTACAAACAAGGCCATGAGCGATAAATTAAATTCTTTACATAAAGAGTTTAGTTAG
- the nusA gene encoding transcription termination factor NusA, which translates to MNEEFIESLKEIVKEKGIDENLIFSTIEDALVLAYKKNYGSNNTNVRVEMNRTTGDIHVYGQKNVVENVEDELYEISLGDAKNIDPRYEISDIVEIEVTPKKFGRVAAQSAKQVVIQRIKEAERNIVYNEFITKEFDIITGTVIRKDRGNVFINLGKIEAILTPNEQISGEYYNFNDKLKLYIVEVKNTTKGAQVVVSRTHPGLVKRLFELEVPEIYEGIVEVKSIAREAGSRTKIAVHSNDENIDAMGACVGPKGIRVQNIVNELNNEKIDIIKWNKAPEEYISNSLSPAKVLSVYVDENSKSAKVVVKDDQLSLAIGKEGQNVRLAAKLTGWKIDIKSESQANESDNLSESEE; encoded by the coding sequence ATGAATGAAGAATTCATAGAATCATTAAAAGAAATAGTAAAAGAAAAGGGCATAGATGAGAATTTGATTTTCTCTACAATAGAAGATGCTCTTGTACTAGCATATAAGAAAAATTATGGTAGCAATAATACTAATGTACGAGTAGAAATGAATAGGACTACTGGAGATATACATGTATATGGCCAAAAAAACGTTGTAGAAAATGTAGAAGATGAGCTATATGAAATTTCATTAGGAGATGCAAAAAATATAGATCCTAGATATGAAATAAGTGATATTGTTGAAATAGAAGTTACACCCAAGAAATTTGGAAGGGTTGCGGCTCAATCAGCAAAACAAGTTGTTATACAAAGGATTAAAGAAGCGGAAAGAAATATAGTGTACAATGAGTTTATCACTAAAGAATTTGATATAATAACTGGTACAGTTATTAGAAAAGATAGAGGCAATGTATTTATAAATTTAGGAAAAATAGAAGCTATACTTACTCCTAATGAACAGATATCTGGAGAATATTATAACTTTAATGATAAATTAAAATTATATATAGTTGAAGTTAAAAACACAACTAAGGGAGCTCAAGTAGTAGTTTCTAGAACTCATCCTGGTCTTGTAAAAAGATTATTTGAATTAGAGGTTCCTGAAATCTATGAAGGTATTGTGGAAGTTAAAAGCATTGCAAGAGAAGCAGGTTCTAGAACTAAAATTGCAGTTCATTCAAATGATGAAAACATAGATGCTATGGGAGCTTGTGTTGGACCAAAAGGAATTAGAGTTCAAAACATAGTAAATGAATTAAATAATGAGAAAATTGACATAATTAAATGGAATAAAGCTCCAGAAGAGTACATTTCGAATTCCTTAAGTCCTGCTAAGGTTTTAAGTGTTTATGTAGATGAAAATTCAAAATCAGCAAAAGTTGTTGTAAAAGACGATCAACTTTCTTTAGCTATTGGAAAAGAAGGTCAGAATGTTAGATTGGCAGCTAAATTGACAGGATGGAAAATTGATATTAAAAGCGAATCTCAAGCTAATGAAAGTGACAATTTATCAGAAAGCGAAGAATAG
- the rseP gene encoding RIP metalloprotease RseP: MNIIYLLLAFLAFSILIIGHELGHFVVAKLNNVMVEEFSVGMGPKIFGIKKKETEYCLRAIPIGGFVKMLGEQGEDSKDPRAFSNKKPIQRMSIALAGPIMNFILAIVFFAIIGCVNGVPTSVISKIENNSPAYNAGVLAGDKITEVNGEKISNWNSFIQAINEKNGGTINLTLNRGNTLISKRITPLKLEKENRYIIGVSPSIKKIGLSQGVVHGISEVNMLTKETFKFLGNLFKKKVSMSGVGGPISVMRISTKAAKAGILTLVNISAYISVQLAIFNLLPIPALDGGWILISIVEMIIGKKLNEEKVAKVTYAGFVLLISLAVVVTVKDILYPLKL, from the coding sequence GTGAATATAATTTATCTTTTATTAGCCTTTTTAGCCTTTAGTATTTTAATTATTGGTCATGAACTAGGCCATTTTGTAGTAGCAAAACTAAACAACGTCATGGTAGAAGAATTTTCAGTAGGAATGGGCCCTAAGATTTTTGGAATAAAGAAAAAAGAGACAGAATACTGTCTAAGGGCAATACCTATCGGTGGATTTGTTAAAATGTTAGGAGAACAGGGAGAGGACTCTAAAGATCCTAGGGCCTTTAGCAATAAAAAACCTATTCAAAGAATGAGCATAGCATTGGCAGGCCCAATTATGAATTTTATATTAGCAATAGTGTTTTTTGCCATAATAGGATGTGTTAATGGTGTACCTACATCAGTAATTAGTAAAATAGAAAATAACTCTCCGGCTTATAATGCAGGAGTTTTAGCAGGTGATAAAATAACTGAAGTTAACGGCGAAAAAATATCTAATTGGAATTCATTCATTCAAGCAATAAATGAGAAAAATGGTGGGACTATTAACTTAACTTTAAATAGAGGTAATACTTTAATTAGTAAAAGAATTACACCTTTAAAATTAGAAAAAGAAAATAGATATATAATAGGTGTAAGTCCATCTATTAAAAAAATAGGCTTATCTCAAGGTGTGGTTCATGGAATAAGTGAAGTTAATATGTTAACAAAAGAAACATTTAAATTTCTTGGTAATCTTTTCAAAAAGAAAGTATCTATGAGTGGAGTGGGTGGACCTATAAGTGTTATGAGAATATCTACGAAAGCTGCTAAAGCAGGAATTTTAACTTTAGTTAATATAAGTGCTTATATAAGTGTACAATTAGCTATTTTCAATCTTTTACCAATACCGGCTTTAGACGGTGGGTGGATATTAATATCTATTGTAGAAATGATAATAGGCAAAAAGTTAAATGAAGAAAAAGTAGCAAAGGTTACTTATGCAGGTTTCGTTTTATTAATATCTTTGGCAGTAGTAGTTACTGTAAAAGATATCTTATATCCATTAAAATTATAA
- the dxr gene encoding 1-deoxy-D-xylulose-5-phosphate reductoisomerase: protein MKNISILGATGSIGTQTLDVIRSEKDHLSLKGVSANTNSEKIIEIIEEFNVEYVVMMAPKSYEVVKSYCLVNNKSTKVLYGMEGLIYIATMDSVDIVVTAVVGMIGLVPTLEAIKASKDIALANKETLVVGGEIVTYEAKKNNIKILPVDSEHGAIFQCLQGNKYEDINKILLTASGGPFRGKSKEDLVNITPNEALKHPKWNMGKKISIDSSTLMNKGLEVIEAHWLFGVDYDKIKVIVHPESIVHSMVEYKDGSIIAQLASPDMRLPIQYAINYPERKNSRIKPLDFYSISQLHFDKPDMDTFRCLKLAYEAGKSGGIMPTVLNSANEVAVDLFLNGKISYLSIERIIEKCLNKYNNIQKPTVENIIEVDKDVREYIRSTY, encoded by the coding sequence ATGAAGAATATAAGCATTTTAGGAGCCACTGGCTCAATTGGAACTCAAACATTAGATGTTATTAGAAGTGAAAAAGATCATTTGTCTTTAAAAGGAGTATCTGCAAATACAAATTCAGAGAAGATTATAGAAATTATTGAAGAATTTAATGTTGAATATGTAGTTATGATGGCCCCAAAAAGCTATGAAGTTGTTAAAAGCTACTGTTTAGTGAATAATAAATCTACAAAAGTATTATATGGTATGGAAGGACTAATTTACATAGCAACTATGGATTCAGTTGATATTGTGGTAACTGCTGTTGTTGGTATGATAGGATTAGTTCCAACTTTAGAAGCTATAAAAGCATCTAAAGATATTGCACTTGCTAACAAAGAAACCTTGGTGGTTGGTGGTGAAATTGTAACCTATGAAGCTAAGAAAAATAATATAAAAATTCTTCCTGTGGATTCTGAACACGGAGCTATTTTTCAGTGTTTGCAAGGAAATAAGTATGAAGATATAAATAAAATATTATTAACCGCATCTGGAGGCCCATTTAGAGGAAAAAGTAAAGAAGATTTAGTAAATATTACACCTAATGAGGCGCTTAAACATCCAAAATGGAATATGGGTAAAAAAATTTCTATAGATTCCTCCACTCTTATGAATAAAGGACTAGAGGTAATAGAAGCTCATTGGTTATTTGGTGTTGATTATGACAAGATAAAAGTAATTGTTCATCCAGAAAGCATAGTTCATTCTATGGTGGAATATAAAGATGGAAGTATTATAGCACAGCTTGCAAGCCCGGATATGAGGTTACCTATCCAGTATGCAATAAATTATCCTGAAAGAAAAAATAGTAGAATAAAACCTTTAGATTTTTATAGTATAAGTCAGCTTCATTTTGATAAACCAGACATGGATACTTTTAGGTGCTTGAAATTAGCTTATGAGGCTGGAAAATCAGGTGGAATAATGCCAACTGTGTTAAATAGTGCAAATGAAGTTGCAGTGGATTTATTTCTAAATGGTAAGATTTCATATCTATCTATAGAGAGAATAATAGAGAAATGTTTGAATAAATATAATAATATTCAGAAACCTACTGTTGAAAATATTATAGAAGTTGATAAAGATGTTAGAGAATACATAAGAAGTACTTATTAG
- a CDS encoding AI-2E family transporter: MCKKSAFHTTEGVIAYFIGNIIVYFILIDKNKIAMYMQKLITENNYIFLKDKINIMNKIIRVELFLVCITTLETIFGFWILNLTHFLLLGILCGILDIIPYIGTIVVFVPLIFYKFYSKKYIVALGLILLFIFLAVSRQIMEAKFMSSKFKIHPLVAIIGFYIGMKFFGIIGMFMAPLYIITVKEIVLS; the protein is encoded by the coding sequence ATTTGTAAAAAAAGTGCATTTCACACTACTGAAGGTGTAATAGCTTATTTTATAGGTAATATAATAGTTTATTTTATATTGATAGATAAAAATAAAATAGCTATGTATATGCAAAAATTGATTACAGAAAATAATTACATCTTTTTAAAAGATAAAATAAATATTATGAATAAAATTATAAGAGTTGAACTGTTTTTAGTTTGCATAACAACTTTAGAGACTATATTTGGATTTTGGATATTGAATTTAACACATTTTTTACTTTTAGGAATACTGTGTGGAATTTTAGATATTATTCCTTATATAGGAACTATAGTTGTATTTGTACCACTGATATTCTATAAATTTTATTCAAAGAAATATATAGTTGCTTTAGGACTTATTCTACTATTTATATTTCTAGCAGTAAGCAGACAAATAATGGAGGCAAAATTTATGAGCAGCAAGTTTAAAATACACCCTTTGGTAGCTATAATAGGATTTTATATAGGAATGAAATTTTTCGGAATAATAGGGATGTTTATGGCTCCCTTATATATTATTACAGTTAAAGAAATAGTATTATCTTAA
- a CDS encoding group II intron maturase-specific domain-containing protein, with product MKNMRKLLEGRLKLKVNENKSGVDYVTRRKFLGFSFYFAKGGANIRIHEKSYKRFKDKVRNLTNRNNGISMEYRIIKLNQLTVGWINYFGVAKADAKIKQLDKWIRRRLRTCIWKQWKKIKTRKRNLTNLGLPTYKAWEYANTRKGYWRISNSPILHRTLNNKYLESINYKSISKRYQLIHNS from the coding sequence ATGAAAAATATGCGAAAGCTACTTGAAGGTCGTCTAAAACTTAAAGTTAATGAAAATAAAAGTGGAGTAGATTATGTAACAAGAAGGAAATTCTTAGGATTTTCATTTTATTTTGCAAAAGGCGGAGCCAATATAAGAATACATGAAAAATCATATAAAAGATTTAAAGACAAAGTAAGAAATCTAACCAATCGTAACAATGGAATAAGTATGGAATATAGAATCATTAAACTTAATCAGTTAACAGTTGGATGGATTAACTACTTTGGAGTAGCAAAGGCTGACGCCAAAATAAAACAGTTAGATAAGTGGATAAGAAGAAGGCTAAGAACTTGTATTTGGAAACAATGGAAAAAGATTAAAACCAGAAAAAGAAATTTAACAAATCTAGGTCTACCGACCTATAAAGCATGGGAATATGCAAATACAAGAAAAGGCTATTGGAGAATATCCAACAGCCCAATACTTCACAGAACTCTAAATAATAAATATCTTGAAAGCATCAATTATAAAAGCATATCTAAAAGATATCAATTAATACATAATTCTTAA
- a CDS encoding phosphatidate cytidylyltransferase: MKNKRYLGAILLAPLVIFLFLGGEFLRYLLLVLSLMGMYEFFKVIKEKNIKPIASIAYIACTFYYILINKSVDYKLIALSLVMLAFVGLCIPVLTSKYNFIDVALTLFGYIYIPVFFSFIYIINLKSNGNYLIWLVFLSSWLCDTTAYYSGRFLGKHKLNSRVSPNKTIEGAVGGLMGSTVACIIFGNYLISKGVGISIYNFAAIGFLSGIFSQFGDLVASSIKRYINVKDYGNIIPGHGGILDRFDSILFSSVVVYIYITLIIGI; this comes from the coding sequence ATGAAAAATAAGCGTTATTTAGGTGCTATATTATTAGCACCTCTTGTAATATTTTTGTTTCTAGGTGGAGAATTTTTAAGATATTTATTGCTTGTATTGTCTCTTATGGGAATGTATGAGTTCTTCAAAGTTATTAAGGAAAAAAATATAAAGCCTATTGCTTCGATAGCTTATATTGCTTGCACTTTTTATTATATTCTTATAAATAAGTCTGTAGATTATAAATTAATTGCATTGAGTCTTGTAATGTTAGCTTTTGTAGGCTTATGTATACCTGTTTTAACATCTAAGTATAATTTTATTGATGTTGCACTAACATTATTTGGTTATATATATATACCAGTATTTTTTAGCTTTATATATATAATAAATTTGAAATCAAATGGAAATTATTTAATTTGGTTAGTGTTTTTATCTTCTTGGCTATGTGACACTACAGCATATTATTCTGGAAGATTTTTAGGTAAGCATAAATTAAATTCTAGAGTAAGTCCAAATAAGACTATTGAGGGGGCTGTAGGGGGCTTGATGGGAAGCACAGTAGCTTGCATTATATTTGGAAATTATCTAATTTCTAAAGGAGTGGGAATTTCTATTTATAATTTTGCTGCAATAGGTTTTTTATCTGGTATATTCTCACAATTTGGAGATTTAGTAGCCTCATCTATAAAAAGATATATTAATGTGAAAGACTATGGAAATATAATACCTGGACACGGAGGAATATTAGATAGATTTGACAGTATATTATTTTCTTCAGTTGTTGTTTATATTTATATTACTTTGATAATTGGAATTTAA